CGTTATTCCGAGTATGTGTGGAACGCCCATTACGGTACGGGGAACTGGTACGGGAATTACGGGCCGAGCGTGCTCACCTTTTCCGGCACGCGCCGGACGTCCGTCCTCAACTGCCGTTTTGAGAACCTCGGGGAATGCGGCATAGACCTTGCCTACGGCAATTCCGATATCGCGATCATCGGTAATGTATTCCGCGACCTTGCGAGCGGCGCCATCCGGGCCATGGGTGCATGGCGGGAAAAGAAGCCCGAGGACAATGAGACCGGCAGAATGCAGCGCATCGCCATCACCGACAATGACATAGCAGGGTATGGACGCGTATTTCACGGCGCGGTAGCGCTCCTCCTCGAAATGGCATCACACTCTGTCATCGCGCATAACAGGATCACCGACGGGTATATGACCGCCATCAATTGCGGCGGCGGATCGATGGGGCATGAGGATGTTTTCCGCATGTTCGATACGCTCATAGCGAAGAACCATATCTACAACATCGGACAGTCGTGGCCGTGCGCCAACGATCTTGCGGGGATATATACCCACGGCAATATGATCGGGTCAGTCGTGCGCGGCAATATCATCAGCAACATCCAGGTAAGCGTGTACGGCGGCAACGGCATCTATATCGACGATTGCGCCTCGTACCTGACGGTTGAGGATAATCTTGTTGCCGACACCTGCTCGGATGCGTTCAATCTCAAGGGCCGGCGAAGCATCATTCGCAATAATATCCTCGGCCCCTCGGGAAGAAGCATAGCCCGACGGGCATCGCATAAGTCCTACGAGAACGAGCTTGCTCATCTGTACGGAAATCTCCTCATCACGACGAACGGACTGCTGTTCGACTTCAACAACGCCGATGGTCTTACGAATTCCGGGATGAACGTGCATGATAATTACCTGTACTCGGTCGGCGGGGCGCCGCATACGGTCGGTATTGACGGCACGTACGGCGCGTACGGAAGGTCCATGGCGTACTCCGAATGGTGCGCCCTCACGGGCAACGGATCGGGCGATGTCGTGCTTGCACGGGATTTCTCCTACACCGCCGGCGTGCGCAATGCCGCCGCCGGCTCGCCCCTCCTCAAACACGGTTTCAAACAGATCGACCTGAGCGATGCAGGTCCGCGCGCTGCCGGTGTCCGCGTGAACATATCTTTCCTGACGACACGGTCCGAAGGAAGTGAAGCGCATCGTGAAGCGATGGATTACGCAAAAAAGATAGTCGATCTGCGGCGGGAAGCGGACACGAAGAACCGTGATATGTCGAAGCATGTGGAATGAGACGCCCCTACAGCATGCTTCGTATCTCCGACGGTGTTAACCCGCAGAATATCTTCATGCATTTTGAGAAGTAACTGAAATCGCGCATGCCCACGCTCAGGGCTATTTCGCGGACGCTCGTTCTCCTGCCGCGCGTGAGCGCGATGTACGCGGTCATCATCTTCGTGTTCCGCACGAAGTCATGCAGCGTGCTCCCCGTCGCCTCAAGGAACAGACGGTTCGCATGGCGCGCCGATATCCCGAATTCGCGGGCAATGACCTTTGCCGACATGTCCTCGGACAGATGATCGTTGATGAACGTTATCGCATCGCGGATGCGTATGAGCATGAACGCCCGCGCTGACGTGTGCGATGCCGGCGGGGGAAGCCTGCGGAGCACGGCAATGAGCACAAGCGCGATGTAATGCGATATCGTGCAGGCGAGTCCGGCTTCGCCGCGCTTGATCTCGGCGTGTATGGACGAAATGAACTGCGACGCGTCGTCGGTGTTCGTCACATGAACAGCATCCCTGCCCGGCGGTATGCCGGTCATGTATATCCAAAATCCGTGTATCACGCATTGCTCCGAACAGGAGCGAATATGCGGTGTCTTCGGCGGAATGACGATGGCCTCACCCGGCCGCACGGTGAATTTCCTTTTGCCGAACATATAGACGACCGTGCCCTTCGTTACGATACCGACCTCGCAATGGACATGGCTGTGCATTTCGATGCGCGTTCCGGCGGCATCCGCGGTGACCAGATAATTGAGGATGACGGCGGTATGTTCGCCCACGGAGATCGTTCCTGCGTGGCGGACGGCATCATGCGCTATGCGGTTATGTTCCTTAATGTGCGACGGCTTCATGGTATTATGAAGGAGTATACACCGGTATCCGTCGTTACGTCAAACGGCTTTGGATCTTCATGGCGCAGAAGGTGATACTCGAGGGCATCGTCATCCCGGCGTTCAAGTAAGAATGTTTACGCGCCCGGTCTGAATTGTATCCTTGATAGCTTCGCGTACATGCCGTTCTGTTTCATGAGGCGCTCATGCGTACCCTGCTCCGCTATCCCTTTATTACCGAGCACAAGGATATTGTCGGCCCGGCGCACCGTCGAAAGCCGATGCGCTATGACTATCGTCGTGCGGTTGCGGATAAGGTCATAGAGCGCTTCCTGTATAAGCGATTCGGTCTCCGAGTCCACCGACGATGTCGCTTCGTCGAGAATGAGTATCGGTGTTTTACGAAGAAGCGCACGCGCTATAGCGAGACGCTGCTTTTGCCCGCCGGAAAGTTTTACGCCGCGTTCGCCGATGATGGTATCGTACTTGTCCGGGAAGCGCGTGATGAAGTCGTGCGCCCGCGCAT
This sequence is a window from Spirochaetota bacterium. Protein-coding genes within it:
- a CDS encoding AraC family transcriptional regulator encodes the protein MKPSHIKEHNRIAHDAVRHAGTISVGEHTAVILNYLVTADAAGTRIEMHSHVHCEVGIVTKGTVVYMFGKRKFTVRPGEAIVIPPKTPHIRSCSEQCVIHGFWIYMTGIPPGRDAVHVTNTDDASQFISSIHAEIKRGEAGLACTISHYIALVLIAVLRRLPPPASHTSARAFMLIRIRDAITFINDHLSEDMSAKVIAREFGISARHANRLFLEATGSTLHDFVRNTKMMTAYIALTRGRRTSVREIALSVGMRDFSYFSKCMKIFCGLTPSEIRSML
- a CDS encoding right-handed parallel beta-helix repeat-containing protein; the protein is MKMNAVGIIVLFIAIALTPGYSAGVDGTSYYVSPTGMDSNSGRTSAKPLKSINYAVAAAALDPGAGPLAKPVTVYLMDGVHVLEAPVRITNSDAWPIMFKALPGAKPIVTGARKIVGWKPGIVPTTGVPCLVADVGDVKKWYFRQLFVNGRRAERPRYPKEGFSRIESLIPSKPGRILSTAFKDRFMFREGDVQAWTNITDINAMVVHYWQQAYLAVTNISPADRTVYFRNASYMPLVHSHPSHGVADWIKQDTAYDFETWYQGASYYMDNVFDELREKGSWYLERTTGKLYYLPLDGETASSIEAWAPRLTQYFIVQSDWKNSAYIDGVSFEGIAFRYSEYVWNAHYGTGNWYGNYGPSVLTFSGTRRTSVLNCRFENLGECGIDLAYGNSDIAIIGNVFRDLASGAIRAMGAWREKKPEDNETGRMQRIAITDNDIAGYGRVFHGAVALLLEMASHSVIAHNRITDGYMTAINCGGGSMGHEDVFRMFDTLIAKNHIYNIGQSWPCANDLAGIYTHGNMIGSVVRGNIISNIQVSVYGGNGIYIDDCASYLTVEDNLVADTCSDAFNLKGRRSIIRNNILGPSGRSIARRASHKSYENELAHLYGNLLITTNGLLFDFNNADGLTNSGMNVHDNYLYSVGGAPHTVGIDGTYGAYGRSMAYSEWCALTGNGSGDVVLARDFSYTAGVRNAAAGSPLLKHGFKQIDLSDAGPRAAGVRVNISFLTTRSEGSEAHREAMDYAKKIVDLRREADTKNRDMSKHVE